From a region of the Thiorhodovibrio winogradskyi genome:
- a CDS encoding DUF4304 domain-containing protein produces MSEISKKIDEIINMELKALMKANGFKKNARNFYKELEGGVFLLVNVQGSMYNDNQDARYTVNLGVFFPEIYEMVGFGNVGSVPSIPDCSVSKRIGQLKPERTDYWWQLTPASDFNQLAADLSESVEQYGLPWLRNNSSITSASVELKGQNPFTAAATAIIEGNRCEAAEIINKVISKGSAAKSRAISWGKK; encoded by the coding sequence ATGAGCGAAATATCTAAAAAAATCGATGAAATTATAAATATGGAGCTAAAAGCTTTAATGAAAGCTAATGGCTTCAAGAAGAATGCCCGCAATTTCTATAAAGAGCTTGAAGGTGGTGTTTTTTTATTGGTTAACGTTCAAGGTAGTATGTACAACGATAACCAGGACGCACGGTATACTGTAAATCTGGGTGTGTTTTTCCCAGAAATATATGAAATGGTCGGCTTCGGAAATGTTGGTTCAGTACCAAGCATTCCAGATTGTTCAGTTTCAAAAAGAATAGGCCAGCTCAAACCAGAAAGAACGGACTACTGGTGGCAGTTAACACCAGCTTCAGATTTTAACCAATTGGCCGCTGATCTATCAGAATCTGTAGAGCAATATGGTTTGCCTTGGTTACGAAATAATTCGTCAATCACTAGTGCATCAGTCGAACTTAAAGGGCAAAATCCATTCACGGCTGCTGCTACAGCAATTATTGAAGGTAACCGATGTGAAGCGGCAGAAATAATAAACAAGGTCATATCCAAAGGTAGCGCAGCAAAAAGTAGAGCTATCTCTTGGGGTAAAAAGTAA
- a CDS encoding sll1863 family stress response protein, giving the protein MTDRQSIIDQFKAKLDQWDAEIDELEAKARGASAEARANLHEQISKLKDQRGEAGSRLDELRESSQEAWQEVQAGAQRATEALGESLRAVREKF; this is encoded by the coding sequence ATGACCGACCGTCAATCCATCATCGACCAATTCAAAGCCAAGCTCGACCAATGGGACGCGGAGATCGACGAACTCGAAGCCAAGGCGCGCGGCGCCAGTGCCGAGGCGCGCGCGAATCTGCATGAGCAGATCAGCAAGCTTAAGGACCAGCGCGGCGAGGCCGGCTCGCGTCTCGATGAGTTGCGCGAATCCAGTCAGGAAGCCTGGCAGGAGGTTCAGGCCGGTGCCCAGCGGGCGACCGAGGCGCTTGGGGAGTCCCTGCGCGCGGTGCGCGAAAAATTCTAG
- a CDS encoding DUF1523 family protein: MTETTTTTMIMKRKLIITAAAIALLILGFLWLRWGPSSWEVQITGVTGDGRDVQYRIETVRAGTSNTLIFKNADAGFAPPYFKFDSANLQSVASRVTRECPQEQVTVNGYGFRLTWLDMFPNAVSIDAPERCRTAPSKDEGARVES; encoded by the coding sequence ATGACCGAAACCACGACCACCACCATGATCATGAAACGCAAACTCATCATCACGGCGGCGGCCATCGCGCTGCTGATTCTCGGTTTTTTGTGGCTGCGCTGGGGACCGAGTTCCTGGGAGGTGCAGATCACCGGTGTCACCGGCGACGGGCGCGATGTGCAGTATCGCATCGAGACTGTGCGTGCCGGCACCTCCAATACCCTGATCTTCAAGAACGCCGACGCCGGCTTCGCGCCGCCATATTTCAAGTTCGACTCCGCTAATCTACAATCCGTCGCCAGTCGCGTCACCCGCGAGTGCCCGCAAGAGCAGGTCACCGTCAACGGTTATGGCTTCCGCTTGACCTGGCTCGACATGTTCCCCAACGCCGTGTCCATCGACGCCCCTGAGCGTTGCCGCACCGCTCCCTCGAAAGACGAGGGTGCCCGCGTCGAGTCCTGA
- a CDS encoding Txe/YoeB family addiction module toxin has protein sequence MRTITFVPDAWEAYLYWQGQDRKTLKRINTLIQDAARDPFAGLGKPEPLRGNLSGYWSRRIDDTHRLVYRATETTLVIVACRFHYSD, from the coding sequence GTGCGCACCATCACCTTTGTTCCCGATGCCTGGGAGGCCTATCTGTACTGGCAGGGCCAGGATCGCAAGACGCTCAAACGCATCAATACGCTGATCCAGGACGCCGCGCGCGACCCCTTCGCCGGCCTCGGCAAGCCCGAGCCGTTGCGCGGCAACCTGTCGGGCTACTGGTCGCGCCGCATCGACGACACCCATCGGCTGGTTTATCGCGCCACCGAGACGACATTGGTGATTGTGGCTTGTCGTTTTCATTACAGCGATTGA
- a CDS encoding DUF4265 domain-containing protein, whose protein sequence is MNDMMKQNAKVLFRVPNEDGSAEVETLWATSLGGDKYKIDNSPFYAYGVSWEDIVLAPFSEEEQFPTFQSVVSKSGNRTVRVSFDPPIEEGNESDVILKGLVSLGCDYEGANTKYISVNIPPNVSLDEVRQYLIEKETTWEHADPTYDRLFPENA, encoded by the coding sequence ATGAATGACATGATGAAGCAGAATGCAAAAGTACTATTTCGTGTGCCCAATGAAGACGGCAGCGCTGAAGTGGAAACCCTCTGGGCTACCAGTTTGGGTGGGGACAAATACAAGATTGATAACTCCCCGTTCTATGCCTACGGAGTGTCCTGGGAAGATATAGTGCTGGCTCCGTTCAGCGAAGAAGAGCAATTTCCAACATTTCAAAGCGTTGTATCAAAGTCTGGTAATCGTACAGTTCGTGTATCTTTCGACCCTCCGATTGAAGAAGGAAATGAATCGGATGTAATACTTAAGGGCCTTGTATCGCTTGGTTGCGACTATGAGGGCGCAAATACAAAATATATTTCTGTAAATATCCCGCCAAATGTTTCGCTAGACGAGGTGCGCCAATACCTTATAGAGAAAGAAACAACATGGGAACATGCGGACCCAACATATGACAGGCTATTCCCAGAAAACGCATAA
- a CDS encoding sll1863 family stress response protein, whose protein sequence is MTTSPSIILPSIIRKETITMRYFTPSATLLSALMLTSLPAMAFSGSAEAAQEPGKESPESSESAADNASNNDSNPAGSPSEVREETDELLKDLQAYGADQRDQAMAASQAALEKADARINAMQDWIDENWSDMSETARQEARASMDALRERRTQVAEAYGGMETSTESAWEAMKTGFGEAYHALGEAWHQSMEAFSSDEQAEQ, encoded by the coding sequence ATGACAACAAGCCCATCCATCATCCTCCCATCCATCATCCGCAAGGAGACCATCACCATGCGATATTTCACGCCATCCGCCACCCTGTTGTCCGCACTGATGCTGACAAGCTTGCCAGCCATGGCATTTTCCGGCTCCGCGGAAGCCGCGCAAGAACCCGGGAAAGAATCCCCGGAGTCATCCGAGAGTGCGGCCGACAACGCATCGAATAACGACTCAAACCCCGCTGGCTCGCCGTCTGAAGTGCGCGAGGAGACCGATGAACTGCTCAAGGATCTTCAGGCTTACGGCGCCGATCAGCGCGATCAGGCCATGGCCGCGTCCCAAGCGGCCTTGGAAAAAGCCGATGCCCGCATCAATGCCATGCAAGACTGGATCGATGAGAATTGGTCTGACATGAGCGAGACCGCGCGCCAGGAGGCCCGCGCCAGCATGGACGCGCTGCGCGAGCGTCGTACCCAGGTGGCCGAAGCCTATGGCGGCATGGAGACCAGCACCGAGAGCGCCTGGGAGGCGATGAAAACCGGTTTTGGCGAGGCCTACCACGCCCTCGGCGAGGCCTGGCATCAGAGCATGGAGGCCTTTTCCTCCGATGAGCAAGCGGAACAATAA
- a CDS encoding DNA methyltransferase: protein MTRDPRPVTRDPEPYHCEPFAADVSEGKNDPIYNAHSYHTKVPHKTIMRYILHYTHAGDIVFDGFCGTGMTAVAAQMCGDREVVMSLGYQVKPDGTILQEETDEDGEKGLATVFKTRRPTSDY from the coding sequence ATGACCCGCGACCCGCGACCCGTGACCCGTGACCCGGAACCCTATCACTGTGAACCCTTTGCGGCGGATGTAAGTGAGGGCAAGAACGACCCGATTTACAACGCGCACTCCTATCACACCAAGGTGCCGCATAAGACCATCATGCGTTACATCCTTCATTACACGCACGCAGGGGATATCGTGTTTGACGGCTTTTGCGGCACGGGCATGACGGCGGTGGCTGCGCAAATGTGTGGTGACCGCGAAGTGGTCATGTCTCTTGGCTACCAGGTGAAGCCGGACGGCACCATTTTGCAGGAAGAGACGGACGAAGATGGCGAAAAAGGTTTGGCGACCGTTTTCAAAACTCGGCGTCCGACGAGCGATTATTAA
- the brxF gene encoding BREX-3 system P-loop-containing protein BrxF: MALTIHENITRALQAAENLYHRLVLLVGETGSCKTSVLQEIAKQSGTSVVNVNLALSVELLELTAKQRSLRLPGILEKVIRGEGRWSDLGTSIEGRGASKESYSLAPHPSSLAPVVLDNTEILFDKDLQQAPLRLLQSISRNRAVVASWNGIMNSGSLMYTETGHPEYRGYDSVDALIVEMRGEGLGARGEK; this comes from the coding sequence ATGGCCTTAACCATACACGAAAATATAACAAGAGCCCTCCAGGCAGCCGAAAACTTATACCATCGACTGGTGTTGCTGGTGGGTGAGACTGGTTCCTGCAAGACTAGCGTTCTGCAAGAGATTGCCAAGCAGTCCGGCACATCCGTCGTCAACGTCAATCTGGCGCTTTCAGTCGAACTGCTTGAGCTGACGGCAAAGCAACGGTCGCTTCGGTTGCCGGGCATTTTGGAAAAAGTGATCAGGGGCGAGGGACGATGGTCTGACTTAGGGACGAGTATCGAGGGGCGAGGGGCGAGTAAAGAAAGCTATTCTCTCGCCCCTCACCCCTCGTCCCTCGCCCCTGTTGTTTTAGACAACACCGAGATCCTCTTCGACAAGGATCTCCAGCAGGCCCCCTTGCGGCTGCTGCAGTCCATTTCAAGAAACCGGGCCGTGGTGGCTTCGTGGAACGGAATCATGAATTCCGGGAGTCTAATGTATACCGAAACCGGCCATCCCGAGTACCGCGGCTATGACTCGGTCGATGCGCTGATTGTTGAGATGAGGGGCGAGGGTTTAGGGGCGAGGGGCGAGAAGTGA
- a CDS encoding DUF1016 N-terminal domain-containing protein, with the protein MTLPLDQDRMDFKRLVDAIRQVHDDLAAQASRAVNVSLTLRNWLIGCYIAEYELNGADRAAYGEKVLSELAKQLSDISNCNRRQLYRYMRFYRLYPQIVGTLSPQFQRLLPAFVFPAKVGTPSPQSAPQGLALPEGSRTAILSSWSILKTTPGAPSIRHNNRRCSRISSSIV; encoded by the coding sequence ATGACGCTTCCCCTGGATCAGGACAGGATGGATTTCAAGCGGCTGGTCGATGCCATCCGGCAGGTTCATGACGATCTGGCGGCGCAAGCCAGCCGGGCGGTGAATGTCAGCCTGACGCTGCGCAATTGGCTGATCGGCTGCTACATCGCTGAATACGAACTCAATGGCGCTGACCGTGCGGCTTATGGTGAAAAGGTATTGTCGGAGCTGGCCAAACAACTGAGCGATATCAGTAACTGCAATCGACGGCAGCTCTACCGTTATATGCGCTTCTATCGCCTCTACCCTCAAATTGTGGGGACACTGTCCCCACAATTCCAGAGGCTTTTGCCTGCCTTCGTGTTTCCAGCAAAAGTGGGGACGCCGTCCCCACAATCCGCGCCACAGGGACTGGCGCTGCCCGAAGGCTCTCGTACAGCCATATTGAGCAGTTGGTCGATATTGAAGACGACACCAGGCGCGCCTTCTATCCGCCACAACAACAGGAGATGCTCCCGGATATCCTCCAGCATCGTTTGA
- a CDS encoding four helix bundle protein — protein MSVQSYKDLIVWQKALDLVEIVYQVTRVFPKEELYALTNQLRRAAVSIPSNIAEGHARSSTRDFHRFLSIARGSLAEVETQLLIAQRLGYLSDDQLAPILSLQIEINKMTNRLMAKLAPNP, from the coding sequence GTGAGTGTGCAGAGTTACAAGGATTTGATTGTTTGGCAGAAGGCGCTGGATCTGGTGGAGATAGTTTACCAAGTGACCAGAGTTTTTCCGAAGGAAGAATTGTACGCTTTGACGAATCAGTTGCGACGAGCCGCTGTCTCGATCCCTTCCAACATCGCGGAAGGCCATGCAAGAAGTTCAACACGAGATTTCCATCGCTTCCTTTCGATAGCAAGAGGGTCTTTAGCTGAAGTTGAAACTCAATTGCTCATTGCGCAGCGACTTGGTTACCTCTCAGATGACCAACTCGCCCCGATTCTCAGTCTGCAAATAGAAATCAACAAAATGACCAACAGGTTGATGGCCAAGCTCGCCCCTAACCCCTAG
- a CDS encoding sigma-54-dependent transcriptional regulator, giving the protein MSHPLLILEDERLLAAELARHFGRQDWDTRTAATLAEARDILTGEAFEPLVILADMSLPDGNALDLLEQVRAQGVPGEWIFLTGDGGVTDSVRALRLGAYDFLEKPCPLDRLAVVLGGAKRAALAQQRLHQDARNQRRKYSPASYLGSSSVTVQTRALIERLAEVPFSALILGGETGTGKGLVARILHHGGPRANGPMVEVNCAALPRELLESELFGHEAGAFTGAKGRHRGYLEQAHQGTLFLDEIGEMDLDLQAKLLAVLEDRQVRRLGGEKLIPVDLQLITASNRDLAEQVRTGEFRSDLYHRLSVFRLDLPPLRERLDDLPDLVPALVAQNNARSGRQVREIPEAVYARMRAYAWPGNVRELGNVVERAVLFATGTVFPIDWMQLGQGVVEPTPGEMSGEMAGSGPAADGDRLIIPLNGTMALDDMDRYIIQTALARSHNNVTAAARMLGTTRETLRYRVRKYGLKAG; this is encoded by the coding sequence ATGTCCCATCCACTGCTGATCCTCGAAGACGAACGCCTGCTCGCCGCGGAGCTGGCGCGGCATTTTGGCCGCCAGGACTGGGACACGCGCACCGCCGCGACCCTGGCCGAGGCGCGTGACATCCTCACTGGTGAGGCCTTCGAGCCGTTGGTGATCCTCGCCGACATGAGCCTGCCCGATGGTAATGCGCTTGATCTGCTCGAACAGGTCCGAGCGCAGGGCGTGCCGGGCGAGTGGATTTTTCTCACCGGCGATGGCGGGGTCACCGACTCGGTGCGCGCCCTGCGCCTGGGCGCCTACGATTTTCTGGAAAAACCCTGTCCGCTCGATCGCCTGGCGGTGGTGCTCGGGGGCGCCAAGCGCGCGGCGCTAGCGCAGCAGCGCTTGCACCAGGACGCGCGCAACCAGCGACGCAAGTACAGCCCCGCCAGCTATCTGGGTTCCAGCTCCGTCACCGTCCAAACCCGGGCGCTGATCGAACGCCTGGCCGAGGTGCCCTTCAGCGCCCTGATCCTGGGCGGGGAGACCGGCACCGGCAAGGGCCTGGTCGCGCGCATCCTCCATCACGGCGGGCCACGCGCCAATGGACCCATGGTCGAGGTCAACTGCGCCGCGCTGCCGCGCGAACTGCTTGAATCCGAACTCTTCGGCCACGAGGCCGGCGCCTTCACCGGCGCCAAGGGCCGCCATCGCGGCTATCTGGAACAAGCCCACCAAGGCACCCTGTTTCTCGATGAGATCGGCGAGATGGACCTCGACCTGCAAGCCAAGCTGCTCGCGGTGCTTGAAGACCGCCAGGTGCGCCGCCTCGGAGGCGAGAAGCTGATCCCGGTTGATCTGCAACTGATCACCGCCAGCAATCGCGACCTGGCGGAGCAAGTGCGCACTGGAGAATTTCGCAGCGACCTCTACCATCGCCTGAGCGTTTTCCGCCTCGATCTGCCGCCACTGCGCGAGCGCCTCGACGACCTGCCCGATCTGGTCCCCGCCCTGGTGGCCCAGAACAACGCCCGTTCCGGGCGCCAGGTGCGCGAGATCCCCGAGGCGGTCTACGCCCGCATGCGCGCCTACGCCTGGCCCGGCAATGTGCGCGAACTCGGCAATGTGGTCGAGCGCGCGGTGCTCTTTGCCACCGGCACGGTGTTTCCCATCGACTGGATGCAGCTCGGCCAGGGCGTGGTTGAGCCGACGCCGGGCGAGATGTCGGGCGAGATGGCGGGCAGCGGTCCCGCAGCCGACGGCGACCGCCTGATCATCCCCCTCAATGGCACCATGGCCCTGGATGACATGGATCGCTACATCATCCAGACCGCGCTGGCGCGCAGCCACAACAATGTCACCGCCGCCGCGCGCATGCTCGGCACCACTCGCGAGACCCTGCGCTATCGGGTGCGCAAGTATGGGTTGAAGGCGGGCTGA
- a CDS encoding thermonuclease family protein: MRATCNGLKLKVRLYCIDTPEIQQPPWGTESRDYLRRITSRVVSLRIHDTDRYGRKVAEVIDPTTGTVLNRAMVEAGQAAVYRRYCPDPSYRQAEANAKAAGLGIWAVPGDHQRPWDWRKRWGSAKPLQ; the protein is encoded by the coding sequence CTGCGCGCCACCTGCAACGGCCTCAAGCTCAAGGTCCGCCTCTACTGCATCGACACCCCCGAGATCCAGCAACCCCCCTGGGGCACCGAGAGCCGCGACTACCTGCGCCGCATCACCTCGCGCGTGGTCTCGCTGCGCATCCACGACACCGACCGCTATGGGCGCAAGGTCGCTGAGGTCATCGACCCAACCACCGGCACCGTGCTCAACCGCGCCATGGTCGAAGCCGGCCAAGCCGCCGTTTATCGGCGCTACTGTCCTGATCCGAGCTACCGCCAAGCCGAGGCCAACGCCAAAGCCGCCGGGCTCGGCATCTGGGCGGTGCCTGGAGATCACCAACGGCCTTGGGATTGGCGCAAACGCTGGGGCAGCGCCAAACCGCTGCAATGA
- a CDS encoding DUF6079 family protein, whose amino-acid sequence MKYGDLIQFDPIESVVQLRDADKSSAAHTLVNTYVISEEMAERLTQLVIPQMQFDQPVDNKGLLVVGNYGTGKSHLMSVVSSLAADASLLEGLNNDGVRDAAAQIAGRFKVIRTEIGATTMSLRDILVAELEEHLENLGVEYVFPDAGTITSHKRAFEDMMAKFGEVFPEHGLLLVVDELLDYLRTRKDQELILDLNFLREVGEVCRHLRFRFMAGVQEAIFDSPRFAFVADSIRRVKDRFEQILIARNDVKFVVAERLLRKSAEQQAKIRDYLTPFAKFYGGMNERMHDFVRLFPVHPDYIDTFERVTVVEKREVLKTLSTAMKAILTREVPAEEPGLIAFDSYWNSLKTNASYRAVPDIRAVIDCSQVLESRIENAITRKQYKPMALRLIHALSVHRLTHGDIYAPLGASATELRDRLCLFDPMVEELGSDEPNEDLKTQVETVLREIHKTVSGQFISFNPDNHQYYLDLKKTDDFDALIDKRAESLGSGQLDRFYYEALRRVMECKDSTDVTGYKIWQHELVWQERKAARIGYLFFGAPNERSTAVPQRDFYLYFLPPFDCPRFKDEKNADEVFFRLNMKGARIEGRGASQPSALLAPNPSPLTPEDFLHSLKSYAAALDLAATSSGHAKATYEAKANGFLKQLVQWLQKHMTEAFEVTYQGRAKSMTEWAKGKSIRDLSGLSPQETINFRDLVNTIAGVCLAPNFENQAPDYPFFSVLITGNNRAQAAQDALRAIAGPAGKQQCTKQATAVLDALELLDPQGNEAKIDPYKSKYTKFILDAVKAKGHGQVVNRGEIIQDDHGLEYMNPGGSRLEPEWVSVLVAALVYSGDIVLAIPGKKFDATGLPQLAATGMDELVRFKHLEPPKEWNLPALKALFELLGPYGTTPGMAQLVTQGKDEPVQNLQQAVGKIVKRIVMTQHTLREGLSFWGLDLLGASDEGREAREGTLQNAKEFFESLQAYSSPGKLKNFRYSADEVLAHEKALRILDGLDALREIVLEHGPITSWLATAEGVLPPDHPWVDKLKTTRQAVLDAVKEFSGLPLPMPSSMNPLSGISAKLKALKQEYRIAYIGLHTKARLGVNDDKRKAGLLNDQRLQILLKLAGIDLMPRQQLTDYQNRLAGLKSCTRLTEHNLDASPICPHCGFRPAVETGAAAGSQMIDQMDTRLDAMVMAWTSTILSNLEDPIIQANMDLLKIDDREPLEAFIKSKELPVPLDSNFVHALKEVLSGLVKVTVKAQELQQALQVTDGPATPAEMKKRSEAYIDQLTKGKDPAKVRMVVE is encoded by the coding sequence ATGAAATACGGAGACCTGATCCAATTCGACCCGATTGAGTCGGTCGTTCAGTTGCGTGACGCGGACAAATCGAGCGCTGCGCACACCCTCGTGAACACCTATGTCATTTCCGAGGAAATGGCCGAACGGCTCACCCAGCTTGTCATTCCTCAGATGCAGTTCGACCAGCCGGTCGACAACAAGGGGCTGCTGGTTGTCGGTAACTACGGCACCGGTAAGTCGCACTTAATGTCAGTGGTCTCCAGCCTTGCCGCGGACGCCTCCCTGCTGGAAGGGCTGAACAACGATGGTGTCCGCGACGCCGCCGCTCAGATCGCCGGCCGCTTCAAGGTCATCCGTACCGAAATCGGAGCCACCACCATGTCCTTGCGTGACATCCTGGTGGCCGAACTGGAAGAGCATCTCGAAAATCTCGGTGTGGAGTATGTGTTTCCCGATGCGGGCACCATTACCAGCCACAAACGGGCTTTCGAGGACATGATGGCCAAGTTCGGCGAGGTTTTTCCCGAGCATGGCCTGCTGCTGGTGGTCGACGAGCTGCTTGACTACCTGCGCACCCGCAAGGATCAGGAGCTGATTCTGGATCTCAACTTCCTGCGCGAGGTCGGCGAGGTCTGCCGCCACCTGCGCTTTCGGTTCATGGCCGGAGTGCAGGAAGCGATTTTCGACAGCCCCCGTTTTGCCTTCGTGGCCGACAGTATCCGACGCGTCAAGGACCGTTTTGAGCAGATTCTGATTGCCCGCAATGACGTGAAATTCGTCGTCGCCGAGCGACTATTGCGCAAATCCGCCGAACAGCAGGCCAAGATCCGCGACTACCTCACGCCCTTTGCCAAGTTTTATGGTGGGATGAACGAGCGCATGCACGACTTTGTGCGCCTATTCCCCGTGCATCCTGACTACATCGACACCTTTGAGCGCGTCACCGTGGTTGAAAAACGCGAGGTGCTCAAAACCCTCTCCACCGCAATGAAGGCCATTCTCACCCGCGAGGTGCCGGCTGAAGAACCCGGCCTGATCGCCTTCGACAGCTACTGGAACTCGCTCAAAACCAACGCATCCTACCGCGCCGTCCCCGACATTCGCGCCGTGATCGACTGCAGTCAGGTACTGGAGTCGCGCATCGAGAATGCCATCACCCGCAAGCAGTACAAACCCATGGCGCTGCGGTTGATCCATGCGCTGTCCGTCCATCGCCTCACCCACGGCGACATTTATGCACCCCTGGGCGCCTCGGCGACCGAACTGCGCGACCGCCTATGCCTGTTCGATCCCATGGTGGAAGAACTTGGCAGCGATGAACCCAATGAAGATCTGAAGACCCAGGTCGAGACCGTGCTGCGGGAAATCCACAAGACCGTCAGCGGCCAGTTCATCTCCTTCAATCCCGACAATCACCAATACTATCTCGATCTCAAGAAGACCGACGATTTCGACGCCCTGATCGACAAGCGGGCCGAAAGCTTAGGATCTGGCCAGCTCGACCGCTTCTATTACGAAGCACTCAGGCGAGTTATGGAGTGCAAGGATTCCACTGATGTGACCGGTTATAAAATCTGGCAGCACGAACTGGTCTGGCAGGAGCGCAAGGCCGCCCGGATCGGGTACCTGTTTTTCGGCGCTCCCAATGAACGCTCCACCGCCGTGCCACAGCGGGACTTTTACCTCTACTTCTTGCCGCCGTTTGATTGCCCGAGGTTCAAGGATGAGAAAAACGCCGATGAAGTCTTTTTCCGTCTGAATATGAAAGGGGCGAGGATCGAGGGGCGAGGGGCGAGTCAACCGAGTGCTTTGCTCGCCCCTAACCCCTCGCCCCTAACCCCTGAGGATTTCTTGCACAGCTTGAAATCCTACGCGGCTGCCCTGGACCTTGCCGCCACCTCCTCGGGCCACGCCAAGGCCACCTATGAAGCCAAGGCCAACGGCTTCCTGAAGCAGCTGGTTCAATGGCTGCAAAAGCACATGACCGAGGCCTTCGAAGTCACCTATCAGGGCCGCGCCAAGTCGATGACCGAATGGGCCAAAGGCAAATCGATCCGCGACCTATCCGGCCTGTCGCCCCAGGAGACCATCAACTTCCGCGATCTGGTTAACACCATCGCCGGGGTCTGCCTGGCGCCGAACTTCGAGAATCAGGCCCCGGACTATCCGTTTTTCTCGGTCCTGATCACCGGCAACAACCGCGCACAGGCCGCGCAGGACGCCCTGCGGGCCATCGCCGGCCCTGCAGGAAAACAGCAATGCACCAAGCAGGCCACCGCCGTGCTGGACGCCCTTGAGCTGCTCGACCCCCAAGGGAACGAGGCGAAGATCGACCCCTACAAATCGAAGTACACCAAGTTCATCCTCGATGCCGTCAAGGCCAAGGGGCACGGCCAGGTGGTCAACCGCGGCGAGATCATTCAGGACGACCACGGGCTGGAATACATGAACCCGGGCGGTTCGCGTCTTGAACCCGAATGGGTGAGTGTCCTGGTGGCGGCGCTGGTCTACTCCGGCGACATCGTGCTCGCCATCCCCGGCAAGAAATTCGACGCCACCGGCCTGCCGCAGCTTGCCGCGACCGGCATGGACGAACTGGTCCGCTTCAAGCACCTGGAGCCGCCCAAGGAATGGAATCTGCCCGCGCTCAAAGCGCTGTTTGAACTGCTTGGCCCCTATGGAACAACGCCGGGCATGGCCCAACTCGTTACGCAGGGCAAGGACGAGCCGGTGCAAAACCTGCAACAAGCGGTGGGCAAGATCGTCAAGCGCATCGTCATGACCCAGCATACCCTGCGCGAGGGGCTCTCCTTCTGGGGGTTGGATTTGCTAGGGGCGAGTGACGAGGGGCGAGAGGCGAGAGAAGGAACTCTCCAGAACGCAAAGGAATTTTTTGAAAGCCTGCAAGCCTATTCCTCGCCGGGCAAGCTGAAGAATTTTCGCTACAGTGCCGACGAGGTACTCGCGCATGAAAAAGCCCTGCGCATCCTCGACGGCCTGGATGCCCTGCGGGAGATTGTTCTGGAGCACGGCCCGATCACCTCTTGGCTCGCCACGGCAGAAGGCGTCTTGCCGCCGGATCATCCTTGGGTTGACAAATTGAAGACCACCCGGCAGGCGGTGTTGGATGCCGTAAAGGAATTCAGCGGCTTGCCTCTGCCCATGCCTTCATCGATGAATCCGCTGTCTGGGATCAGCGCCAAGTTAAAAGCGCTCAAGCAAGAGTACCGCATCGCCTACATTGGCCTGCACACCAAGGCCCGGCTGGGTGTGAACGATGACAAGCGCAAGGCGGGCCTGCTCAACGATCAGCGGCTGCAAATCCTGCTCAAGCTGGCCGGTATCGACCTGATGCCCCGGCAGCAGCTCACCGATTACCAGAATCGCCTGGCCGGGCTGAAGAGCTGCACGCGCCTCACCGAGCACAATCTCGACGCCTCGCCTATCTGCCCGCATTGCGGGTTCCGGCCTGCGGTGGAAACCGGCGCGGCAGCAGGCTCGCAGATGATCGACCAGATGGACACCCGGCTCGATGCCATGGTGATGGCCTGGACTTCGACCATCCTCAGTAACCTGGAGGATCCGATCATTCAGGCCAATATGGATCTGTTGAAGATCGACGACCGCGAGCCGCTGGAGGCCTTCATCAAGTCCAAGGAGCTGCCGGTGCCACTGGACAGCAACTTCGTTCACGCCCTGAAGGAAGTGCTCTCCGGTCTGGTCAAGGTCACCGTCAAAGCTCAGGAGCTGCAACAGGCCCTGCAGGTCACCGACGGCCCGGCCACTCCGGCGGAGATGAAGAAACGCTCTGAGGCGTACATCGATCAGCTCACCAAGGGCAAGGATCCGGCCAAGGTGCGGATGGTGGTGGAGTAA
- a CDS encoding type II toxin-antitoxin system Phd/YefM family antitoxin: MNVITYSYARNTLKSVLDAVVRDVDVTIISRRDAEGDAVVMSLDHYNSLMETLYLLSTPANAQALARAIEQDRAGHAQPRALLAADGD, from the coding sequence ATGAACGTCATCACCTATTCCTACGCCCGCAACACCCTAAAATCCGTGCTCGATGCCGTGGTGCGCGATGTCGATGTGACCATTATCAGCCGCCGCGACGCCGAGGGCGATGCGGTGGTCATGTCGCTTGATCACTACAACAGCCTGATGGAAACCCTGTATCTGCTCTCAACGCCGGCCAATGCCCAGGCGCTGGCGCGTGCGATCGAACAGGATCGCGCCGGTCACGCCCAGCCGCGCGCGCTCCTCGCTGCCGATGGCGACTGA